The region ctattattatttaaattattaaatgttttcatcttatttttatcatatggAATCATATGTGGGTTCATTGATGTTTCTACTGATTTAGAGACAgatgcattattttttgttttaggAATTTTATTCATCGATATTTCAAACCCATCATAACAATTCAtatcttcattttcattttctatttttttcccttCCCATTTtgatctatattttttaaaacacaTGTCATCTTTAACATATTCTTTTCCACTATTCTCAAGATTCATATTGCTAACCATTTTATCTACTCCAAAATGATGTCTACTACTtctattttctttatcttcatctctataaataaaattgtttttaattttattcccTTCCATATTAGTTCTTCTCATTATTGTCTTATCTAATCCAACTACTTTAATATTATCTAAATATtcagttttattttctccAAACTTATAAATCATACTCTCTTTAAAACATTCATTGTTTGCACCTCTTGTTTCTACCCTATCCATTTTTCCTGTTTTCAAATTTGACACGCTTCCAATGTTTCCTACCTCCTTCTCTTCCTCTTTATCTGATGCAACAAAATTTCCAAACGTTGCAAACTTCAAACTTGAGCTAATGTTATTTCCTGAAACATCAAACGTGGTACTTTCCAATTCTGCagattttatttcttcatcCTTTTCACATTCAAAACGATTTCCAACAAAATTCGATGTTGAAACTCCTGATATATTTTGCATAATCTTGCtcgaatatttattattatttaaaaattcattatcatttatattttcaccACAAAAGGATCCATTTATCTTGTAATCAATTtcacttttattattttcttttattttatttggttCGTCTCTCTCTTTATGAACATCTTGATCATTCGCATTTTTTAGATGCAACTCGAACCCATTCCCTATACTCATAGAACCCACTGTATCTACGCAATGTGTACTATTCCCCTCATTATTACTCCCCAAATTAAATTCACACATTTCTCTAAATCctgaataaaataaatcattattttttacatcctttttttcataataatttatatttgtttgatCCGGcaaattatttcttttattttttaagtctAAGTATACATTGTTTTCATACTTCTCATCAATGTTGCTACTAGATATATATCCATCAAGATCGTAAATAACATTTTCTCGACtagttaataaataatcatttGTATACGATTTGTTTaacttataattatatcctttatctttttttttattttcaatttgaAAGTAAGATATCTCATCCATAGTTAAattacttttttctttgccatataaattgttatttactttattatcatttttcatttcatcAAACTGAATAGGACTTGTTTCTATAGACACATCTGGGAAACGATTATAACATAAATTAACGTAgttcaaattattttttttaatataattatttccatccatcaaattattcataggttcataattttctattatattattatttatccTATTTGGTGTATGactatatttaaattcgacattatcatttattatatcctCTTCTCCATAATTATAtggtgtttttttttgaaaatttatagaTTGTCTTAAAacagaaatattatttactaAATCTGAATCCGTTTCATTATTCACAAAATTCATATTCTCATTTTGTCTTCCATCATTTTGCCTTCCATCATTTTGCCTTCCATCATTTTGTCTTCCATCATTTTGTCTTCCACCATTTTGACCATTACTGCTACTACTCTCACAACTGTTCTGTAACACACAATTTAGATTTTCTACAAACGATCCATTCTTTGCATTatcattcatatttattattgataattttgtattttttattattccattttgattgttaatatcattttttttctcattgatataaatagttGATCCTAAATTGTTTGGTCTTGCTTTTACTAAATTCGTTCTATTTATGTTCTGCACATTTTTAGtcacaaaattattaatagcAAGATTGTTTGACAAAACTGATGAGTTCGAACTGTTTTCCATTAGCATTACATCTAATAATTCATTTCTCTTATtaatcatattatattctatttcaaaatttgaattattatttctcaCAGTTTGATATCCTTTCATATTGCTCAACATTAATCGTTTCCCCTTACTTATGTTACCCAAAGAGTTATCACAATTTGACACACTATTCATATCACTAATCATATTGTCTTCACAGTCGTAAAATTGAACCAGCTTTGTGTTTATGTCGTTTATCGAATGCGCGAACCTGCACTGGTTCCCCTTTATGCACCGCCCTGAAATgggaagaaaaaaaaggtcagaaaaaaatgtcaGAAAAAATGtcagaaaaatatacaataacAAAACGAGCAAAATTGCCAAAATTGGCGAACTAGCGGAATGAAGAGACGGGTGGGTAGACTGTACCTTCTCGGTGGAGCTGGCAGATCGCCGGCTTGCCCACTTCCCTCAGCTCGTTCACAGAATGGGCATATATGCAACTATGATCAGTGCATTTTCCTAtcaaattgaaaaaaaaaaaaaaatatatagtatcaaagtgaaaaaaaaaaatatataatatcaaaatgaatattatgcatacatTTCACATGCATATGACATAAATTCGGACAACTTTAAGCATACCTAAAATGTAACTCTtgcataattttgtttttctcaTGTCTGGCTTTATTCTCAATTCATTGATGTCATGCGCAAAGGTACAGTTTTCTCCTCTATCGCATTTGTTTATTAGTGCGTACTTGCACATTTGGATCTTGTATATCCTGAAAAggaatttataaaagttAAAGAAAGAtgtgtaaaatatttaatggATCCCATTTTAAATGCATGcacaaaatttaaagaaGATACAAATGGCTATgtaattgtttatattttcatactTGAATCGATGCATTTTGTTTTCTGAAAGTTTTATGTAAGTAGAATGGAAGTTGCCCAAAAAGAACAACAAAcaaataacaaataaaacaaaataataaaacgtAAAgacaattataatattatgtacatataacTATTCCACTCtattatttagaaaattgttaatatattaaaaggtggaaaaaataaacataattatgtaaaaaaataagcataattatgtaaaaaataaaaattattgtgCATTATccttgttcatatttttttaaaaatacaacaaAACAAAcgattataataatacaaaaatagtataaaaaaaaaattgtctaTCTTATGAAGgacaaaataaaagcaaatgaaaatcaaagtgttataaaaaaaacaaaaaaattatattatgtaaaaacatataatataataataaatgtagCTTATGATGTATTAATAAGGTTACACAAATATAGATCTACAAGACAAttacaatataaatataataaaaaaaattggttATACAAACTCAAAgaacatataatttaaacatatgaaaatagattattctatattataaatgattatatattattttattaagcatacatacacacatatatatataaaaaatcgtAAGgccaaaaaaatttttattttttggatttatatatatatacattctTTATGCCTAATTATTTTAGCACT is a window of Plasmodium chabaudi chabaudi strain AS genome assembly, chromosome: 5 DNA encoding:
- a CDS encoding zinc finger protein, putative; the protein is MHRFKIYKIQMCKYALINKCDRGENCTFAHDINELRIKPDMRKTKLCKSYILGKCTDHSCIYAHSVNELREVGKPAICQLHREGRCIKGNQCRFAHSINDINTKLVQFYDCEDNMISDMNSVSNCDNSLGNISKGKRLMLSNMKGYQTVRNNNSNFEIEYNMINKRNELLDVMLMENSSNSSVLSNNLAINNFVTKNVQNINRTNLVKARPNNLGSTIYINEKKNDINNQNGIIKNTKLSIINMNDNAKNGSFVENLNCVLQNSCESSSSNGQNGGRQNDGRQNDGRQNDGRQNDGRQNENMNFVNNETDSDLVNNISVLRQSINFQKKTPYNYGEEDIINDNVEFKYSHTPNRINNNIIENYEPMNNLMDGNNYIKKNNLNYVNLCYNRFPDVSIETSPIQFDEMKNDNKVNNNLYGKEKSNLTMDEISYFQIENKKKDKGYNYKLNKSYTNDYLLTSRENVIYDLDGYISSSNIDEKYENNVYLDLKNKRNNLPDQTNINYYEKKDVKNNDLFYSGFREMCEFNLGSNNEGNSTHCVDTVGSMSIGNGFELHLKNANDQDVHKERDEPNKIKENNKSEIDYKINGSFCGENINDNEFLNNNKYSSKIMQNISGVSTSNFVGNRFECEKDEEIKSAELESTTFDVSGNNISSSLKFATFGNFVASDKEEEKEVGNIGSVSNLKTGKMDRVETRGANNECFKESMIYKFGENKTEYLDNIKVVGLDKTIMRRTNMEGNKIKNNFIYRDEDKENRSSRHHFGVDKMVSNMNLENSGKEYVKDDMCFKKYRSKWEGKKIENENEDMNCYDGFEISMNKIPKTKNNASVSKSVETSMNPHMIPYDKNKMKTFNNLNNNRNKENSRDATNLLRGMINPIESPNKLRNSDKRLGSMGKGNDIENEGSENNWDYMIRKFSDDRKEKKKKKKNDDTIEIAENGYSYFKREDMYDNYSVEKINNEIENDIYNLNDIKKLVTNSKIDHFGYLPFNKGIKKNGMEDPNYVSEFDCCRGDEKFENKPNEIRNGVMTKDSKRFYDNKHNGVPISILTRTHRDNNSASKTEGRKKSCLLIQNEEPNQWDQKCEIVNNKNEKINGSIIKGILSNFNEINNELLNSRKSICLDNKKKNINQLNNVEAKNSSPTISNAYEKDNGCPDFYNYEEGMYENEIFSTNPFFEVQRYFDSPWAYEKKEMENVSTHNNNIIGNNNIAGNNKYASPYTQHNYKNKTNRQENSISFKGNASTNDEMLYGHMNQEYNMFLQNGNEVENLMIDANYLGNTNQYNINKGGDFWGQPNFFNYGIENDFYENNGNINEINNNKDPNFNNNFFFENKDFPLNDEEYSMNFCGDMVFNFAKNAE